In a single window of the Actinomycetota bacterium genome:
- a CDS encoding IclR family transcriptional regulator produces the protein MVGSAGPRVGAVAKAARVLEAFTPLVTSLSVRQVAERTGIPRSTAHALCLTLCDAGLLEETGGRGYRLGPALVGLGGQVIERTGLVGAAEGVLGRLAPTDGLEIHLGQLVGGWVVYLDRASGPVRAPMHNRVGLRAPAHLTGCGKAALAMLPPAEVAARVEEVCAAESRRPPDLAALTRELARARRAGFVVSDTFQPGRTSVAAPVLDPAGRPAGGISVAGPTPLLAGRRRDRIRDQVVAAAATISRRLASEPGP, from the coding sequence GTGGTCGGGAGCGCGGGGCCGCGGGTCGGGGCGGTGGCCAAGGCGGCCAGGGTCCTGGAGGCGTTCACGCCCCTGGTGACCTCCCTCAGCGTGCGCCAGGTGGCCGAACGAACCGGGATCCCGCGCAGCACCGCCCATGCGCTCTGCCTGACCCTGTGCGACGCCGGGCTGCTGGAGGAGACCGGCGGCCGGGGCTACCGGCTGGGACCGGCCCTGGTCGGCCTCGGCGGGCAGGTGATCGAGCGCACCGGGCTGGTCGGTGCCGCCGAGGGGGTGCTGGGGCGGCTGGCACCTACCGACGGGCTCGAGATCCACCTGGGGCAGCTCGTCGGGGGCTGGGTGGTGTACCTGGACCGGGCCAGCGGCCCGGTGCGGGCGCCGATGCACAACCGGGTCGGCCTGCGGGCCCCGGCCCACCTGACCGGATGCGGCAAGGCGGCGCTGGCCATGCTCCCGCCGGCCGAGGTGGCCGCCCGGGTCGAGGAGGTGTGCGCGGCCGAGTCCCGGCGCCCGCCCGACCTGGCCGCCCTGACCCGGGAGCTGGCCCGGGCCCGCCGGGCCGGGTTCGTGGTCAGCGACACCTTCCAGCCGGGGCGGACCTCGGTGGCGGCGCCGGTGCTCGACCCGGCCGGCCGCCCGGCCGGCGGGATCTCGGTCGCCGGGCCGACCCCGCTGCTGGCCGGCCGCCGCCGCGACCGCATCCGGGACCAGGTGGTGGCCGCCGCCGCCACCATCAGCCGCCGCCTGGCCTCCGAGCCCGGACCCTGA
- a CDS encoding class I SAM-dependent methyltransferase, which yields MDDPAEAAMQAYYALGGEQRRLGEGEGVGELERTREILLRHLPAPPAVIADIGGGPGRYALWLAGRGHRVEHRDLVPLHVDQLRAAAGDLPQVATAVGDARELDLDDASVDAVLLLGPLYHLRRRRDRVAALAEARRVVRPGGPVFVAAISRWAPRLAGELRLRLYEELPAIREESPRVERTGFIPPLFYRSFTGYCHRPGQLRAELRSAGLEVVDLVGVEGLAFALSDLEERLADPVGRAVVLDAARAIERVPELLGLGPHLLATARRPTG from the coding sequence ATGGACGACCCGGCCGAGGCGGCCATGCAGGCCTACTACGCGCTGGGTGGCGAACAGCGCCGCCTCGGCGAGGGCGAGGGTGTGGGGGAGCTCGAACGGACCAGGGAGATCCTGCTCCGGCACCTCCCCGCCCCGCCGGCGGTGATCGCCGACATCGGCGGTGGTCCCGGCCGTTACGCCTTGTGGCTGGCCGGGCGCGGGCACCGGGTCGAGCATCGCGACCTGGTCCCGCTCCACGTCGACCAGCTGCGCGCCGCGGCCGGCGACCTCCCCCAGGTCGCCACGGCGGTGGGCGACGCGCGTGAGCTGGACCTCGACGACGCCTCGGTCGACGCCGTGCTGCTGCTGGGGCCGCTCTACCATCTGCGGCGCCGCCGGGACCGGGTGGCGGCGCTGGCCGAGGCCCGGCGGGTGGTGCGGCCCGGGGGGCCGGTGTTCGTGGCCGCCATCTCGCGCTGGGCGCCACGCCTGGCCGGCGAGCTGCGGTTGCGCCTGTACGAGGAGCTGCCGGCGATCCGGGAGGAGTCGCCGCGCGTGGAGCGCACCGGGTTCATCCCGCCGCTGTTCTACCGGTCGTTCACCGGCTACTGCCACCGGCCGGGCCAGCTCCGGGCCGAGCTGCGCAGTGCCGGCCTGGAGGTGGTCGACCTGGTCGGCGTCGAGGGGCTGGCCTTCGCCCTCAGCGACCTGGAGGAGCGCCTGGCCGACCCGGTGGGCCGGGCGGTGGTCCTGGACGCGGCCCGGGCGATCGAGCGGGTGCCCGAGCTGCTCGGCCTAGGGCCGCACCTGCTGGCCACGGCCCGGCGGCCTACGGGCTGA
- a CDS encoding alpha/beta hydrolase, with product MTPPAEAYGPGPDRFGELWRPAGPGPWPVVALLHGGFWRAGRTLELMRPLAADLAGRGFAAWNLEYRRVGQPGGGWPGTCEDVAAGLDHLAGLAGRAPLDLDRLVVAGHSAGGHLALWSAARAGLPAGAPGAAPLVTPGLAVSLAGVCDLHAGAADGIGEDAVAGFLGATPDQDPERYRLASPRARLPLGVRQLLVHGDADSRVPVEQSRAYAAAAAAAGDPVELVELAGVDHMAVIDPASPAWAEVTHRLGRLP from the coding sequence GTGACCCCGCCGGCCGAGGCGTACGGCCCGGGGCCGGACCGGTTCGGCGAGCTGTGGCGGCCCGCCGGGCCGGGACCGTGGCCGGTGGTGGCGCTGCTCCACGGCGGGTTCTGGCGGGCCGGGCGGACCCTGGAGCTGATGCGGCCGCTCGCCGCCGACCTGGCCGGGCGCGGGTTCGCGGCCTGGAACCTCGAGTACCGGCGGGTCGGCCAGCCCGGCGGCGGCTGGCCCGGCACCTGCGAGGACGTGGCCGCCGGGCTCGACCACCTGGCCGGGCTGGCCGGCCGGGCCCCGCTGGACCTGGACCGCCTGGTCGTGGCCGGGCACTCGGCCGGCGGCCACCTGGCCCTGTGGTCGGCCGCCCGGGCCGGGCTGCCGGCCGGCGCCCCCGGGGCGGCGCCGCTGGTCACCCCCGGGCTGGCGGTGAGCCTGGCCGGGGTCTGCGACCTGCACGCCGGGGCCGCCGACGGCATCGGCGAGGACGCCGTCGCCGGCTTCCTCGGCGCCACCCCCGACCAGGACCCCGAGCGCTACCGGCTCGCCTCGCCGCGGGCCCGCCTCCCCCTCGGGGTCCGCCAGCTGCTGGTCCATGGCGACGCCGACAGCCGGGTCCCGGTGGAGCAGAGCCGCGCCTACGCCGCCGCCGCGGCCGCCGCCGGCGACCCCGTCGAGCTGGTCGAGCTGGCCGGCGTCGACCACATGGCCGTGATCGACCCCGCCTCGCCCGCCTGGGCCGAGGTCACCCACCGGCTCGGGAGGCTCCCCTGA
- a CDS encoding HAD-IA family hydrolase, which produces MAGADAKGVLLDVGGVLLPTPWELLADFEARNGWPPGTLAWRGPLGPATDPPWRAVQAGELTSRAYFDRRAAEISRLLGASLSWPEVTRAMFETPNGLAVRPEGHALVADARAAGCRTGLLTSKLVAFLSREVVERSDFLSSFDVLLDESETGVAKPDPRAYDQAAAAMGLDPAAIVFVDDDPANVAGAGAAGMAGVHFDVADPAGSFDRVRRRLGL; this is translated from the coding sequence ATGGCCGGCGCCGACGCCAAGGGAGTCCTGCTCGACGTGGGCGGGGTCCTGCTCCCCACCCCCTGGGAGCTGCTGGCCGACTTCGAGGCCCGCAACGGCTGGCCCCCCGGCACCCTCGCCTGGCGGGGCCCGCTCGGCCCGGCCACCGACCCGCCCTGGCGCGCGGTCCAGGCCGGCGAGCTGACCTCCCGGGCCTACTTCGACCGGCGGGCGGCCGAGATCAGCCGTCTCCTGGGCGCCTCCCTGAGCTGGCCGGAGGTGACCAGGGCGATGTTCGAGACCCCGAACGGGCTGGCCGTCCGGCCCGAGGGCCACGCCCTGGTCGCCGACGCCCGCGCCGCCGGGTGCCGGACCGGCCTGCTCACCAGCAAGCTGGTCGCCTTCCTGAGCCGGGAGGTGGTCGAGCGCAGCGACTTCCTCAGCTCCTTCGACGTCCTCCTCGACGAGAGCGAGACCGGCGTGGCCAAGCCCGACCCGCGGGCCTACGACCAGGCGGCGGCGGCGATGGGCCTTGACCCGGCCGCGATCGTGTTCGTCGACGACGACCCGGCCAACGTCGCCGGGGCCGGCGCCGCCGGCATGGCCGGGGTCCACTTCGACGTCGCCGACCCGGCCGGGTCCTTCGACCGGGTCCGGCGCCGCCTGGGCCTGTGA